Proteins co-encoded in one Gossypium arboreum isolate Shixiya-1 chromosome 11, ASM2569848v2, whole genome shotgun sequence genomic window:
- the LOC108470417 gene encoding protein ALWAYS EARLY 2-like isoform X6 has translation MAPTRKSKSVNKQYSSVYEVSPDKNAGNSRKSTAKKLTDKLGTQWSKAEIEQFYKAYREHGKDWKKVAAAVHNRSAEMVEALYSMNRAYLSLPDGTASVIGLIAMMTDHYNVLGVSDGERESNKPSDMSEKVQKRKRAKVHLESSKEDVVQPRSIASSEGCLSLLKRAGLNGILPHACRKRTPRVPVSYSYRRDDTESFVPPTKRIKKSEVDDKDDEHVAALTLTGTLQKGGSPSASRSPYKITERRRPSPVRSYDRMLPQSETSKAELHDSSYECWMEGGPGGIELVSGTYARDRGPLMDMDGIGTVEVHRKGKNFYRKKIKVEESKNNLSDDGGEACSGTEGIVGNDLKRKVDMEISSAKKKLSPCTERKRTKKHVLRDQSCALDALLALANLSSVVPTSITESESSVKLKEDRTTIEADDQSSVPEAASITHHRDKIKQPRPNKKVLNLLNGTEDDTSRKSTVSEPKQQQEPSNNPRKRKQKPYVSKISNSEAPMDSRLRKHCDNEEMAKEEKKYLTKSKCASQQTSFKVPEGSVTNNDPKMAGIDSVVSTSQVPAPDPVSLPAKHQSRRKMNLKRALLSAHKNSSVCTLKNQPNNHSVPPFTPKEMLSSCLSSNLARRWCCFEWFYSAIDYAWFAKREFVEYLNHVSLDHIPRLTRVEWGVIRSSLGKPRRLSEHFLIEEREKLKQYRESVRQHYTQLRVGTREGLATDLAPPLCVGQRVIAIHPKTREVHDGKVLTVDHDRCRVQFDSPDLGVEFVMDIDCMPLNPLENMPETLKKQNLTFDQFSLAPRGSQGNRHLELGGPEVFTSCGCVENATSSVNINPIKVDAKHTLLHGKPALPHVVSAHQAAYDQPLGIAHIQGREADIRAMSELSHALDKKEALLSELRNTNDIIEIQNGESCLKASSALLNLRQRNTYPANPLLPWQKHPTNLDFLGGLTSCSFDSSLISPEAGCVVGDIINGSRLKARAMVDAAIKALSSMKEGEDAFKRIGEALNIVDKKQITSDISMPAIKSPEQNQVNGSVSITSKPMPTTGWAPNPRLQEASNKNEEQVPLELITSCVSTLLMIQRCTERQFPPADVAQIIDSAITSLHPCCPQNLPIYREIQMCMGKIKTQILALIPTLI, from the exons ATGGCCCCAACAAGGAAATCTAAAAGTGTGAACAAACAGTATTCGAGTGTATATGAAGTATCTCCTGATAAAAATGCTGGGAATTCAAGAAAAAGTACGGCAAAG AAATTAACTGACAAGTTAGGAACTCAATGGAGCAAGGCTGAAATTGAGCAATTTTATAAAGCTTACCGGGAACACGGGAAAGATTGGAAGAAG GTGGCTGCTGCTGTGCATAATAGGTCCGCTGAAATGGTGGAAGCCCTTTACAGTATGAATAGG GCATATTTATCCCTGCCAGATGGAACAGCTTCTGTGATTGGCCTAATAGCAATGATGACTGACCACTATAATGTCCTG GGCGTGAGTGATGGCGAAAGAGAGAGCAACAAACCTTCTGACATGTCAGAGAAAGTTCAAAAGCGAAAGCGAGCTAAGGTTCATCTTGAGTCCTCAAAAGAGGATGTTGTTCAGCCCCGATCCATTGCATCTAGTGAAGGATGCCTGTCTTTGTTGAAAAGGGCAGGTCTTAATG GTATTCTTCCTCATGCATGTCGGAAAAGGACTCCTCGGGTCCCTGTTTCATATTCATATAGGAGAGATGACACTGAAAGTTTCGTTCCACCAACCAAAAGAATTAAGAAATCAGAGGTTGATGATAAGGATGATGAACATGTTGCTGCATTGACATTGACTGGGACATTGCAGAAAGGAGGTTCCCCTTCTGCTTCTCGTTCACCTTATAAAATAACTGAACGCAGAAGACCCTCACCTGTTCGAAGCTATGATAGGATG TTGCCACAATCAGAGACAAGTAAGGCTGAGCTTCATGATTCTTCATATGAATGCTGGATGGAAGGTGGGCCTGGAGGCATAGAACTTGTAAGTGGAACTTATGCCAGAGATAGAGGCCCTTTGATGGATATGGACGGCATTGGTACTGTTGAAGTTCATCGAAAGGGGAAAAACTTTTACAGGAAGAAAATCAAAGTTGAAGAGAGCAAGAATAATCTGTCCGATGATGGTGGAGAAGCATGTAGTGGCACTGAAGGAATTGTAGGTAATGATCTCAAAAGGAAAGTTGATATGGAGATTTCTAGTGCAAAAAAGAAACTTTCACCATGTACTGAGAGGAAGAGAACTAAGAAGCATGTCCTCAGAG ATCAAAGCTGTGCCCTAGATGCTCTGCTGGCATTGGCCAATTTGTCTTCTGTggtgccaacatcaataacggAATCCG AATCTTCTGTCAAACTGAAAGAGGATAGAACTACAATTGAAGCTGATGACCAGTCTAGTGTACCTGAAGCTGCATCTATAACTCATCATAGAGATAAAATAAAGCAACCCAGGCCAAATAAAAAGGTGCTCAACTTACTTAATGGAACTGAAGATGATACCTCTCGAAAATCAACAGTTTCTGAACCAAAACAACAGCAAGAACCTTCAAATAACCCaaggaaaagaaaacaaaaacccTACGTTTCAAAG ATATCAAACTCAGAGGCTCCAATGGATTCTCGTTTGAGAAAACATTGTGATAATGAG GAAATGGCTAAGGAAGAGAAGAAATATCTCACTAAAAGTAAATGTGCTTCTCAGCAAACATCATTCAAAGTTCCAGAAGGTTCTGTCACTAATAATGATCCAAAAATGGCTGGAATTGATTCAGTGGTGTCGACTTCACAAGTTCCTGCCCCAGATCCTGTTAGCTTACCAGCTAAGCATCAAAGTAGACGTAAAATGAACCTAAAGAGAGCTTTACTTTCAGCACACAAAAACTCTTCTGTTTGCACACTAAAaaatcaaccaaacaaccattCTGTTCCACCGTTCACACCGAAG GAAATGCTTTCTTCCTGCCTATCATCCAATCTTGCACGAAGATGGTGCTGTTTCGAATGGTTTTACAGTGCTATTGATTATGCTTGGTTTGCTAAAAGGGAGTTTGTGGAGTACTTAAATCATGTCAGCTTGGATCACATTCCAAGGCTTACCCGTGTTGAGTGGGGTGTCATAAGGAG TTCCCTTGGCAAACCTCGGAGGCTTTCTGAACATTTTTTAATTGAAGAGAGGGAAAAACTTAAACAGTATCGGGAGTCTGTGAGACAACATTATACTCAACTTCGTGTTGGTACTAGGGAAGGGCTTGCCACAGATTTAGCACCACCTTTATGTGTTGGACAACGAGTAATTGCCATTCACCCTAAAACAAGGGAAGTTCATGATGGAAAAGTACTTACCGTGGATCATGATAGGTGCAGGGTTCAGTTTGACAGTCCAGATTTAGGAGTTGAATTTGTCATG GATATTGATTGTATGCCACTAAATCCGTTGGAAAATATGCCAGAAACTCTTAAGAAACAAAATCTTACTTTCGATCAATTTTCTTTGGCACCCAGAGGGTCCCAAGGGAATCGACATTTAGAGCTTGGTGGGCCTGAGGTATTCACTTCTTGTGGGTGCGTGGAAAATGCGACAAGCTCTGTGAACATAAACCCGATAAAG GTTGATGCAAAACATACTCTGTTGCATGGTAAGCCAGCTCTTCCGCATGTTGTTAGTGCACATCAGGCAGCCTATGATCAGCCCCTTGGAATTGCACATATTCAAGGGAGGGAAGCTGATATACGAGCTATGTCTGAATTGAGTCATGCTTTGGACAAAAAG GAAGCTTTACTGTCAGAGCTCAGAAATACAAACGACATAATAGAAATCCAAAATGGAGAGAGTTGTTTAAAG GCTTCTTCTGCATTACTTAACTTGCGACAACGTAATACTTACCCTGCAAACCCTCTATTACCATGGCAGAAACACCCAACTAATCTTGATTTCTTAGGTGGCTTGACAAGTTGTTCATTTGATAGTTCACTTATTTCACCAGAAGCAGGGTGTGTTGTAGGTGACATTATTAATGGCTCGAGACTAAAAGCACGTGCTATGGTTGATGCTGCTATCAAG GCTCTGTCATCGATGAAGGAAGGTGAAGATGCATTTAAGAGGATCGGAGAAGCTCTGAACATTGTTGATAAAAAGCAGATTACATCCGACATTAGTATGCCAGCGATCAAATCACCGGAGCAGAATCAGGTGAATGGCTCGGTTTCCATTACATCAAAACCAATGCCCACCACCGGTTGGGCCCCTAATCCCAGGTTGCAAGAAGCTTCCAACAAAAATGAGGAACAAGTTCCTTTGGAGCTTATCACATCATGTGTTTCTACCTTGCTCATGATACAG AGATGTACAGAGAGACAATTTCCACCAGCAGATGTGGCTCAAATAATTGATTCAGCCATTACAAGCTTGCATCCATGCTGTCCCCAAAACCTGCCTATTTACCGAGAAATACAAATGTGTATGGGCAAAATTAAGACTCAAATATTAGCTTTAATACCAACTTTAATatga
- the LOC108470417 gene encoding protein ALWAYS EARLY 2-like isoform X2, with amino-acid sequence MAPTRKSKSVNKQYSSVYEVSPDKNAGNSRKSTAKKLTDKLGTQWSKAEIEQFYKAYREHGKDWKKVAAAVHNRSAEMVEALYSMNRAYLSLPDGTASVIGLIAMMTDHYNVLGVSDGERESNKPSDMSEKVQKRKRAKVHLESSKEDVVQPRSIASSEGCLSLLKRAGLNGILPHACRKRTPRVPVSYSYRRDDTESFVPPTKRIKKSEVDDKDDEHVAALTLTGTLQKGGSPSASRSPYKITERRRPSPVRSYDRMLPQSETSKAELHDSSYECWMEGGPGGIELVSGTYARDRGPLMDMDGIGTVEVHRKGKNFYRKKIKVEESKNNLSDDGGEACSGTEGIVGNDLKRKVDMEISSAKKKLSPCTERKRTKKHVLRDQSCALDALLALANLSSVVPTSITESESSVKLKEDRTTIEADDQSSVPEAASITHHRDKIKQPRPNKKVLNLLNGTEDDTSRKSTVSEPKQQQEPSNNPRKRKQKPYVSKISNSEAPMDSRLRKHCDNEEMAKEEKKYLTKSKCASQQTSFKVPEGSVTNNDPKMAGIDSVVSTSQVPAPDPVSLPAKHQSRRKMNLKRALLSAHKNSSVCTLKNQPNNHSVPPFTPKEMLSSCLSSNLARRWCCFEWFYSAIDYAWFAKREFVEYLNHVSLDHIPRLTRVEWGVIRSSLGKPRRLSEHFLIEEREKLKQYRESVRQHYTQLRVGTREGLATDLAPPLCVGQRVIAIHPKTREVHDGKVLTVDHDRCRVQFDSPDLGVEFVMDIDCMPLNPLENMPETLKKQNLTFDQFSLAPRGSQGNRHLELGGPEVFTSCGCVENATSSVNINPIKVDAKHTLLHGKPALPHVVSAHQAAYDQPLGIAHIQGREADIRAMSELSHALDKKEALLSELRNTNDIIEIQNGESCLKVSEHFKKHITTVLVQLKEASGQASSALLNLRQRNTYPANPLLPWQKHPTNLDFLGGLTSCSFDSSLISPEAGCVVGDIINGSRLKARAMVDAAIKALSSMKEGEDAFKRIGEALNIVDKKQITSDISMPAIKSPEQNQVNGSVSITSKPMPTTGWAPNPRLQEASNKNEEQVPLELITSCVSTLLMIQRCTERQFPPADVAQIIDSAITSLHPCCPQNLPIYREIQMCMGKIKTQILALIPTLI; translated from the exons ATGGCCCCAACAAGGAAATCTAAAAGTGTGAACAAACAGTATTCGAGTGTATATGAAGTATCTCCTGATAAAAATGCTGGGAATTCAAGAAAAAGTACGGCAAAG AAATTAACTGACAAGTTAGGAACTCAATGGAGCAAGGCTGAAATTGAGCAATTTTATAAAGCTTACCGGGAACACGGGAAAGATTGGAAGAAG GTGGCTGCTGCTGTGCATAATAGGTCCGCTGAAATGGTGGAAGCCCTTTACAGTATGAATAGG GCATATTTATCCCTGCCAGATGGAACAGCTTCTGTGATTGGCCTAATAGCAATGATGACTGACCACTATAATGTCCTG GGCGTGAGTGATGGCGAAAGAGAGAGCAACAAACCTTCTGACATGTCAGAGAAAGTTCAAAAGCGAAAGCGAGCTAAGGTTCATCTTGAGTCCTCAAAAGAGGATGTTGTTCAGCCCCGATCCATTGCATCTAGTGAAGGATGCCTGTCTTTGTTGAAAAGGGCAGGTCTTAATG GTATTCTTCCTCATGCATGTCGGAAAAGGACTCCTCGGGTCCCTGTTTCATATTCATATAGGAGAGATGACACTGAAAGTTTCGTTCCACCAACCAAAAGAATTAAGAAATCAGAGGTTGATGATAAGGATGATGAACATGTTGCTGCATTGACATTGACTGGGACATTGCAGAAAGGAGGTTCCCCTTCTGCTTCTCGTTCACCTTATAAAATAACTGAACGCAGAAGACCCTCACCTGTTCGAAGCTATGATAGGATG TTGCCACAATCAGAGACAAGTAAGGCTGAGCTTCATGATTCTTCATATGAATGCTGGATGGAAGGTGGGCCTGGAGGCATAGAACTTGTAAGTGGAACTTATGCCAGAGATAGAGGCCCTTTGATGGATATGGACGGCATTGGTACTGTTGAAGTTCATCGAAAGGGGAAAAACTTTTACAGGAAGAAAATCAAAGTTGAAGAGAGCAAGAATAATCTGTCCGATGATGGTGGAGAAGCATGTAGTGGCACTGAAGGAATTGTAGGTAATGATCTCAAAAGGAAAGTTGATATGGAGATTTCTAGTGCAAAAAAGAAACTTTCACCATGTACTGAGAGGAAGAGAACTAAGAAGCATGTCCTCAGAG ATCAAAGCTGTGCCCTAGATGCTCTGCTGGCATTGGCCAATTTGTCTTCTGTggtgccaacatcaataacggAATCCG AATCTTCTGTCAAACTGAAAGAGGATAGAACTACAATTGAAGCTGATGACCAGTCTAGTGTACCTGAAGCTGCATCTATAACTCATCATAGAGATAAAATAAAGCAACCCAGGCCAAATAAAAAGGTGCTCAACTTACTTAATGGAACTGAAGATGATACCTCTCGAAAATCAACAGTTTCTGAACCAAAACAACAGCAAGAACCTTCAAATAACCCaaggaaaagaaaacaaaaacccTACGTTTCAAAG ATATCAAACTCAGAGGCTCCAATGGATTCTCGTTTGAGAAAACATTGTGATAATGAG GAAATGGCTAAGGAAGAGAAGAAATATCTCACTAAAAGTAAATGTGCTTCTCAGCAAACATCATTCAAAGTTCCAGAAGGTTCTGTCACTAATAATGATCCAAAAATGGCTGGAATTGATTCAGTGGTGTCGACTTCACAAGTTCCTGCCCCAGATCCTGTTAGCTTACCAGCTAAGCATCAAAGTAGACGTAAAATGAACCTAAAGAGAGCTTTACTTTCAGCACACAAAAACTCTTCTGTTTGCACACTAAAaaatcaaccaaacaaccattCTGTTCCACCGTTCACACCGAAG GAAATGCTTTCTTCCTGCCTATCATCCAATCTTGCACGAAGATGGTGCTGTTTCGAATGGTTTTACAGTGCTATTGATTATGCTTGGTTTGCTAAAAGGGAGTTTGTGGAGTACTTAAATCATGTCAGCTTGGATCACATTCCAAGGCTTACCCGTGTTGAGTGGGGTGTCATAAGGAG TTCCCTTGGCAAACCTCGGAGGCTTTCTGAACATTTTTTAATTGAAGAGAGGGAAAAACTTAAACAGTATCGGGAGTCTGTGAGACAACATTATACTCAACTTCGTGTTGGTACTAGGGAAGGGCTTGCCACAGATTTAGCACCACCTTTATGTGTTGGACAACGAGTAATTGCCATTCACCCTAAAACAAGGGAAGTTCATGATGGAAAAGTACTTACCGTGGATCATGATAGGTGCAGGGTTCAGTTTGACAGTCCAGATTTAGGAGTTGAATTTGTCATG GATATTGATTGTATGCCACTAAATCCGTTGGAAAATATGCCAGAAACTCTTAAGAAACAAAATCTTACTTTCGATCAATTTTCTTTGGCACCCAGAGGGTCCCAAGGGAATCGACATTTAGAGCTTGGTGGGCCTGAGGTATTCACTTCTTGTGGGTGCGTGGAAAATGCGACAAGCTCTGTGAACATAAACCCGATAAAG GTTGATGCAAAACATACTCTGTTGCATGGTAAGCCAGCTCTTCCGCATGTTGTTAGTGCACATCAGGCAGCCTATGATCAGCCCCTTGGAATTGCACATATTCAAGGGAGGGAAGCTGATATACGAGCTATGTCTGAATTGAGTCATGCTTTGGACAAAAAG GAAGCTTTACTGTCAGAGCTCAGAAATACAAACGACATAATAGAAATCCAAAATGGAGAGAGTTGTTTAAAGGTATCTGAACATTTCAAGAAGCATATTACCACGGTACTTGTACAGCTAAAGGAAGCCAGTGGCCAG GCTTCTTCTGCATTACTTAACTTGCGACAACGTAATACTTACCCTGCAAACCCTCTATTACCATGGCAGAAACACCCAACTAATCTTGATTTCTTAGGTGGCTTGACAAGTTGTTCATTTGATAGTTCACTTATTTCACCAGAAGCAGGGTGTGTTGTAGGTGACATTATTAATGGCTCGAGACTAAAAGCACGTGCTATGGTTGATGCTGCTATCAAG GCTCTGTCATCGATGAAGGAAGGTGAAGATGCATTTAAGAGGATCGGAGAAGCTCTGAACATTGTTGATAAAAAGCAGATTACATCCGACATTAGTATGCCAGCGATCAAATCACCGGAGCAGAATCAGGTGAATGGCTCGGTTTCCATTACATCAAAACCAATGCCCACCACCGGTTGGGCCCCTAATCCCAGGTTGCAAGAAGCTTCCAACAAAAATGAGGAACAAGTTCCTTTGGAGCTTATCACATCATGTGTTTCTACCTTGCTCATGATACAG AGATGTACAGAGAGACAATTTCCACCAGCAGATGTGGCTCAAATAATTGATTCAGCCATTACAAGCTTGCATCCATGCTGTCCCCAAAACCTGCCTATTTACCGAGAAATACAAATGTGTATGGGCAAAATTAAGACTCAAATATTAGCTTTAATACCAACTTTAATatga
- the LOC108470417 gene encoding protein ALWAYS EARLY 2-like isoform X3, with protein MAPTRKSKSVNKQYSSVYEVSPDKNAGNSRKSTAKKKLTDKLGTQWSKAEIEQFYKAYREHGKDWKKVAAAVHNRSAEMVEALYSMNRAYLSLPDGTASVIGLIAMMTDHYNVLGVSDGERESNKPSDMSEKVQKRKRAKVHLESSKEDVVQPRSIASSEGCLSLLKRAGLNGILPHACRKRTPRVPVSYSYRRDDTESFVPPTKRIKKSEVDDKDDEHVAALTLTGTLQKGGSPSASRSPYKITERRRPSPVRSYDRMLPQSETSKAELHDSSYECWMEGGPGGIELVSGTYARDRGPLMDMDGIGTVEVHRKGKNFYRKKIKVEESKNNLSDDGGEACSGTEGIVGNDLKRKVDMEISSAKKKLSPCTERKRTKKHVLRDQSCALDALLALANLSSVVPTSITESESSVKLKEDRTTIEADDQSSVPEAASITHHRDKIKQPRPNKKVLNLLNGTEDDTSRKSTVSEPKQQQEPSNNPRKRKQKPYVSKISNSEAPMDSRLRKHCDNEEMAKEEKKYLTKSKCASQQTSFKVPEGSVTNNDPKMAGIDSVVSTSQVPAPDPVSLPAKHQSRRKMNLKRALLSAHKNSSVCTLKNQPNNHSVPPFTPKEMLSSCLSSNLARRWCCFEWFYSAIDYAWFAKREFVEYLNHVSLDHIPRLTRVEWGVIRSSLGKPRRLSEHFLIEEREKLKQYRESVRQHYTQLRVGTREGLATDLAPPLCVGQRVIAIHPKTREVHDGKVLTVDHDRCRVQFDSPDLGVEFVMDIDCMPLNPLENMPETLKKQNLTFDQFSLAPRGSQGNRHLELGGPEVFTSCGCVENATSSVNINPIKVDAKHTLLHGKPALPHVVSAHQAAYDQPLGIAHIQGREADIRAMSELSHALDKKEALLSELRNTNDIIEIQNGESCLKVSEHFKKHITTASSALLNLRQRNTYPANPLLPWQKHPTNLDFLGGLTSCSFDSSLISPEAGCVVGDIINGSRLKARAMVDAAIKALSSMKEGEDAFKRIGEALNIVDKKQITSDISMPAIKSPEQNQVNGSVSITSKPMPTTGWAPNPRLQEASNKNEEQVPLELITSCVSTLLMIQRCTERQFPPADVAQIIDSAITSLHPCCPQNLPIYREIQMCMGKIKTQILALIPTLI; from the exons ATGGCCCCAACAAGGAAATCTAAAAGTGTGAACAAACAGTATTCGAGTGTATATGAAGTATCTCCTGATAAAAATGCTGGGAATTCAAGAAAAAGTACGGCAAAG AAGAAATTAACTGACAAGTTAGGAACTCAATGGAGCAAGGCTGAAATTGAGCAATTTTATAAAGCTTACCGGGAACACGGGAAAGATTGGAAGAAG GTGGCTGCTGCTGTGCATAATAGGTCCGCTGAAATGGTGGAAGCCCTTTACAGTATGAATAGG GCATATTTATCCCTGCCAGATGGAACAGCTTCTGTGATTGGCCTAATAGCAATGATGACTGACCACTATAATGTCCTG GGCGTGAGTGATGGCGAAAGAGAGAGCAACAAACCTTCTGACATGTCAGAGAAAGTTCAAAAGCGAAAGCGAGCTAAGGTTCATCTTGAGTCCTCAAAAGAGGATGTTGTTCAGCCCCGATCCATTGCATCTAGTGAAGGATGCCTGTCTTTGTTGAAAAGGGCAGGTCTTAATG GTATTCTTCCTCATGCATGTCGGAAAAGGACTCCTCGGGTCCCTGTTTCATATTCATATAGGAGAGATGACACTGAAAGTTTCGTTCCACCAACCAAAAGAATTAAGAAATCAGAGGTTGATGATAAGGATGATGAACATGTTGCTGCATTGACATTGACTGGGACATTGCAGAAAGGAGGTTCCCCTTCTGCTTCTCGTTCACCTTATAAAATAACTGAACGCAGAAGACCCTCACCTGTTCGAAGCTATGATAGGATG TTGCCACAATCAGAGACAAGTAAGGCTGAGCTTCATGATTCTTCATATGAATGCTGGATGGAAGGTGGGCCTGGAGGCATAGAACTTGTAAGTGGAACTTATGCCAGAGATAGAGGCCCTTTGATGGATATGGACGGCATTGGTACTGTTGAAGTTCATCGAAAGGGGAAAAACTTTTACAGGAAGAAAATCAAAGTTGAAGAGAGCAAGAATAATCTGTCCGATGATGGTGGAGAAGCATGTAGTGGCACTGAAGGAATTGTAGGTAATGATCTCAAAAGGAAAGTTGATATGGAGATTTCTAGTGCAAAAAAGAAACTTTCACCATGTACTGAGAGGAAGAGAACTAAGAAGCATGTCCTCAGAG ATCAAAGCTGTGCCCTAGATGCTCTGCTGGCATTGGCCAATTTGTCTTCTGTggtgccaacatcaataacggAATCCG AATCTTCTGTCAAACTGAAAGAGGATAGAACTACAATTGAAGCTGATGACCAGTCTAGTGTACCTGAAGCTGCATCTATAACTCATCATAGAGATAAAATAAAGCAACCCAGGCCAAATAAAAAGGTGCTCAACTTACTTAATGGAACTGAAGATGATACCTCTCGAAAATCAACAGTTTCTGAACCAAAACAACAGCAAGAACCTTCAAATAACCCaaggaaaagaaaacaaaaacccTACGTTTCAAAG ATATCAAACTCAGAGGCTCCAATGGATTCTCGTTTGAGAAAACATTGTGATAATGAG GAAATGGCTAAGGAAGAGAAGAAATATCTCACTAAAAGTAAATGTGCTTCTCAGCAAACATCATTCAAAGTTCCAGAAGGTTCTGTCACTAATAATGATCCAAAAATGGCTGGAATTGATTCAGTGGTGTCGACTTCACAAGTTCCTGCCCCAGATCCTGTTAGCTTACCAGCTAAGCATCAAAGTAGACGTAAAATGAACCTAAAGAGAGCTTTACTTTCAGCACACAAAAACTCTTCTGTTTGCACACTAAAaaatcaaccaaacaaccattCTGTTCCACCGTTCACACCGAAG GAAATGCTTTCTTCCTGCCTATCATCCAATCTTGCACGAAGATGGTGCTGTTTCGAATGGTTTTACAGTGCTATTGATTATGCTTGGTTTGCTAAAAGGGAGTTTGTGGAGTACTTAAATCATGTCAGCTTGGATCACATTCCAAGGCTTACCCGTGTTGAGTGGGGTGTCATAAGGAG TTCCCTTGGCAAACCTCGGAGGCTTTCTGAACATTTTTTAATTGAAGAGAGGGAAAAACTTAAACAGTATCGGGAGTCTGTGAGACAACATTATACTCAACTTCGTGTTGGTACTAGGGAAGGGCTTGCCACAGATTTAGCACCACCTTTATGTGTTGGACAACGAGTAATTGCCATTCACCCTAAAACAAGGGAAGTTCATGATGGAAAAGTACTTACCGTGGATCATGATAGGTGCAGGGTTCAGTTTGACAGTCCAGATTTAGGAGTTGAATTTGTCATG GATATTGATTGTATGCCACTAAATCCGTTGGAAAATATGCCAGAAACTCTTAAGAAACAAAATCTTACTTTCGATCAATTTTCTTTGGCACCCAGAGGGTCCCAAGGGAATCGACATTTAGAGCTTGGTGGGCCTGAGGTATTCACTTCTTGTGGGTGCGTGGAAAATGCGACAAGCTCTGTGAACATAAACCCGATAAAG GTTGATGCAAAACATACTCTGTTGCATGGTAAGCCAGCTCTTCCGCATGTTGTTAGTGCACATCAGGCAGCCTATGATCAGCCCCTTGGAATTGCACATATTCAAGGGAGGGAAGCTGATATACGAGCTATGTCTGAATTGAGTCATGCTTTGGACAAAAAG GAAGCTTTACTGTCAGAGCTCAGAAATACAAACGACATAATAGAAATCCAAAATGGAGAGAGTTGTTTAAAGGTATCTGAACATTTCAAGAAGCATATTACCACG GCTTCTTCTGCATTACTTAACTTGCGACAACGTAATACTTACCCTGCAAACCCTCTATTACCATGGCAGAAACACCCAACTAATCTTGATTTCTTAGGTGGCTTGACAAGTTGTTCATTTGATAGTTCACTTATTTCACCAGAAGCAGGGTGTGTTGTAGGTGACATTATTAATGGCTCGAGACTAAAAGCACGTGCTATGGTTGATGCTGCTATCAAG GCTCTGTCATCGATGAAGGAAGGTGAAGATGCATTTAAGAGGATCGGAGAAGCTCTGAACATTGTTGATAAAAAGCAGATTACATCCGACATTAGTATGCCAGCGATCAAATCACCGGAGCAGAATCAGGTGAATGGCTCGGTTTCCATTACATCAAAACCAATGCCCACCACCGGTTGGGCCCCTAATCCCAGGTTGCAAGAAGCTTCCAACAAAAATGAGGAACAAGTTCCTTTGGAGCTTATCACATCATGTGTTTCTACCTTGCTCATGATACAG AGATGTACAGAGAGACAATTTCCACCAGCAGATGTGGCTCAAATAATTGATTCAGCCATTACAAGCTTGCATCCATGCTGTCCCCAAAACCTGCCTATTTACCGAGAAATACAAATGTGTATGGGCAAAATTAAGACTCAAATATTAGCTTTAATACCAACTTTAATatga